A window of the Dunckerocampus dactyliophorus isolate RoL2022-P2 chromosome 21, RoL_Ddac_1.1, whole genome shotgun sequence genome harbors these coding sequences:
- the LOC129173952 gene encoding uncharacterized protein LOC129173952 isoform X1, whose protein sequence is MPASERGTDPLDPPPKIRKLDEDGGALQSETAPAANNMSLKEMNMQEQTVAPRTKRKLSSSSEEGDKPAKASRRGSPINESSIRTLDSSVMNTTSASCGEAPSDSANFKVYAVGVTSSVSDDDTKAYFTERGKTHCIGQYPNQVRAKRMAEDELCCDSLEVSEELHTETQIDHSYGRVSDLSLDGTAEATPDQEEQSSTQRLECVENTNESKDTNGSETVSIKFATEEKDKKEAADQTVIDNVTSASCAKVVTDSIKNHSSLASEDQPPSSGTLCSSNRHLHQHSTDKRGDDQPKCLNSELKEAVTSETRQNLKQKTVEVELKTTNKGDNVLVGPEEAVCGQHQEPFNCTPEEEISVESCQPVSQSERNHTTMESDECPESRIEENYTITESEKNPESCIEENVTEIDGNPESQTEEIVTNVECDKDPVSQTEDNLTTKESDKTPQSSAEEDAREDLTFSKETEPQEALFGIHSTESPIYRNLENHPEETATEESQSCDTLPKMKSEGKPESSTEQNVTSVNRDQESHVEEKIIVIEENVTVMEENVRESVLLLRETEPTPHELLIHTAVCPFEENQMESDSNPQNEPEERAVEESQSCDNLPKMELDSEPERLTKENQTLYLDREQPVEQHVTGLSLSKEVEPMPQDVLVGPHSTENPFDRNPENQPEETAMEESQSCDVLPELDSKLERLTQENKTLDPDREQACVEGHLTVTEDHVTEGLSLPKEVEPTPQEVLVGIHSMESPFVRNPENQPEETAMEESQSCGELPQMKSGSKLESLTQENQTLDPDRQHPCVEDHPTVTEDHPTVTEDHPTVTEDHPTVSEDHPTVTEDHPTVTEDHQTVTEDHQTVTEEHVTEGLLLSKLVEPTPQEVLVGIHRVESPFDRNRENQPEETAMEESQSCDELPQMESDSKLESLTQENQTLDPDRQHHFVEDHPTVTEDHLTVSEEHPKEGVSLSKEVEPTPQEFLVGIHRVESPFDINRENQPEETAMEESQSCDELSQMEADSKSESPKKEKNVAWTEEHVTDSLSFSKEVEPMPQEVHIEGGTQENLIVTDDAETAVVPEELKNKENVTELLLSKDPTLQEHLIESHAEEHRKDPESQIEDNLITKESDRTPESPAVEYNREDLTLSVKTEPMTQEVEEIAMEYNQSSEDLPKMESDGKSKSSTKENVTADPDEGLCVEEKVAVMEEHVTEELHSKDPTLHHDLTQSQVEEHQKDLGSQIEENPTTKTSGRTPESPSEEYEKEDLLLSKPMPQEVIETAMEESQSCDDLPQMELDGKSESPTKVNVTAHPHGEPCVEHSEVMEEHVTEGVSISKEVEHIPQEILVGGGAEENLMVTDNDAETGLKTEEIVKEGTPKEVLIESEVEEHLMEADDNLQDQSDEHFKVTESDSNPGSQTEENAPPTEVCTSNTVKEHQMESIENSESQTNVNVLIQSTLLGQSSLSFKHQQEQVPNSCYGVNKTTEVLTDEAVDGTMKVSSECVTVSVHPTDVEVKSQEKINWQNTNDATDIPALQEDVMQSVEKEHRCFENSAAPMNEMNVQASATTENVEHPASLQEVDSHNSIDATDREISERTESMEHENINLKHVPEDANKKIMINANIQDDSVNVQNDSKSSGNKDYFAPPKKPEVTTTSAEESNIDHAVEISKNSPHVPEYDSVIAADFQVQNVEDLIMTPLPETIGQMSPEQVEMYTTTTEDTPSEALVQQSQKTTHLSPEAQTEPSQIMEHEHHLGCEAAQEHQTTLASKFGHAADTQTLEGQTEGMTTTLDTSNMDTQLEPATDLPHGACQDVITDCSTYKEDNQLEWEATSTQEYPHLTSLVRNEKHDVIDVSTSHVGDVQKVPDVTTNGCNENKHCVGATDIEVDLPALAAEDVSESIQTCSVVSSSEEQEVMEEAVSKSLNTAVSKVEVNMPAGTAAPDLISNPASAIQRVSEHPCVKVDFESGANEGSTCRIPEVSLSDAPVTDTSNAATTVVQHIHEVEKITLANEIHKSTLDVGNNQEENGLGTHLHDMDFISETIEQVESLLQDNTGKQEIRKTKEEDAIIPAERSDVTLREASGRSGVEVFVCDQSEDSATVLHASEEQSDTVSQSQIVYEPISSPESNGDGDALEKQNLVSMADMSAPESVDTSKSQMGNEELTREEQAAVEMMEVEHSTTAAEQNTIAAVIAVNTPGDDFAQEEESVSPEPKCVLAAALCGQLQGDIPAVSAVKTADGTAEEYVILEPVLESKIHFDIVSQAAAASGLSGSCFDHMHPDSAFVADVEGETASNGPQETVIPGADVQPCQTPTQVADAVGEEADGIIAPPVEEATQLLETSDRFLQPSECGESHFALQEVQILEDMDLGNEIVVAEEDNEEDSDVTILEKSTETVQAPPHQKTVEMLSDKKEHEAASETNNSSEKKEDKKTPEVGKPKKQEMNTQAKTKARLAALAEQKAAAMKKAANKQLNLLALCQEIAEDIATDSMLLKRIEEEKQAAAKGEASKKENPPVSAQEVATADAKTPAESESSSALVNPAEETPAVQPSSAVSKPNEVPPKRRFFISQVTVPLKAHEKKKLTRYQRLRQVELQREKMSWARMKKMKTDQANQMLSDIDWQASVFTTTPSANVVNTDAAPKATSSSPPSHVLSSKPGTPKADVPQAEIAKPEAVKGEPPKVEASKAEPDVKTDPQKTETPQTQPSKVENTRITRQSKAQTSKVTPPPAPVPKVTRSSTRRSLPAVPPPMPNGLKASKPKPVEYKPYKPRPRYSPDDFELDDDPLPAPPKKSNPLSRTSQVNSQSSPLAKSKPTLPAKPLQLPNQFKCQPSIVPGGHILGQSKSAISTTTQSNPSSPSPNPQRTSATTPRSQSPVAATPAKPAQAKAPVPLTLQKKSASALTESQCAASVSPKLKAACAAAPTTPSAPSDIAQAKPTHPNSDVGSGPPKTLLVQPASDSESKEAPALHSSGSPPSKESSDHYNLQQCEEKPASLQFSDVDQCPQTESIKTAQETLERPCQDSAVKQHDGETPLSDACLQREVRKLKEAEKDGTQTIIDAGQKHFGAVACSVCGMLYSAANPEDESQHLLFHNQFISAVKYVGWKKERILGEFPDGKIILVLPDDPKYALKKVEEIREMVDNDLGFQQVETKCPSQTKTFLFISNDKKVAGCLIAEHIQEGYRVIEELAPGGSEGDKVMFERQRAWCCSTTPEPAICGISRIWVVSMMRRRGIASRLVECLRNNFIYGSYLSKDEIAFSDPTPDGKLFATQYFGTSQFLVYNFVSRNHPSQPKTDSV, encoded by the exons ATGCCAGCCTCAGAGAGAGGAACTGATCCTCTTGATCCGCCACCCAAGATTAGGAAGTTGGATGAGGATGGGGGAGCTCTTCAAAGTGAAACTGCACCAGCTGCCAACAACATGTCTCTAAAAGAAATGAATATGCAAGAGCAGACAGTTGCCCCTCGGACCAAGAGGAAACTGTCATCCTCATCAGAAGAGGGAGACAAACCAGCTAAGGCGTCCCGACGGGGTTCTCCTATTAACGAATCCAGCATACGCACTTTAGATTCATCCGTCATGAACACCACAAGTGCCTCCTGCGGAGAAGCTCCATCAGATAGCGCTAATTTCAAAGTTTACGCTGTTGGGGTGACTTCCTCGGTGTCTGATGACGACACTAAGGCATACTTCACAGAGAGGGGCAAGACTCATTGCATCGGACAATACCCCAACCAAGTCCGAGCTAAGCGCATGGCTGAAGATGAGTTGTGTTGTGACTCACTGGAGGTGAGTGAAGAGTTACATACAGAGACACAGATTGATCACAGTTATGGGAGAGTGTCGGATTTGAGTCTTGACGGAACAGCGGAGGCGACTCCTGATCAAGAAGAACAATCATCGACACAGAGACTGGAATGTGTGGAAAACACAAACGAGTCAAAGGACACTAACGGTTCTGAAACTGTGAGTATCAAATTTGCAACTGaagaaaaggacaaaaaagaagCAGCGGACCAAACGGTGATAGACAACGTAACCTCAGCATCATGTGCAAAAGTTGTGACAGACTCTATCAAGAACCACAGCAGTTTAGCTAGCGAAGATCAACCCCCGTCATCAGGAACATTATGTTCTAGCAACAGACACTTACACCAGCACAGTACGGACAAACGGGGAGACGACCAACCAAAATGTCTGAACAGTGAATTAAAAGAGGCTGTTACTAGTGAAacaaggcaaaatttaaaacagAAAACAGTGGAGGTTGAgcttaaaacaacaaacaagggAGACAATGTCCTTGTGGGTCCTGAGGAGGCTGTATGTGGACAACATCAAGAACCCTTCAACTGCACCCCAGAAGAAGAAATCTCGGTAGAAAGttgtcaacctgtgagtcagaGCGAGCGTAATCATACAACAATGGAGTCTGATGAATGCCCAGAAAGCCGCATTGAAGAAAATTATACAATAACGGAGTCTGAAAAGAACCCAGAAAGCTGCATTGAAGAAAATGTAACAGAAATAGATGGCAACCCTGAAAGCCAGACTGAAGAAATTGTAACAAATGTTGAGTGTGATAAAGATCCAGTAAGTCAGACTGAAGACAATTTAACAACAAAGGAGTCTGACAAAACCCCACAGAGTTCAGCTGAGGAAGACGCAAGAGAGGATCTGACATTTTCAAAGGAAACTGAGCCACAAGAGGCCCTCTTTGGGATTCATAGCACAGAGAGTCCAATTTATAGAAACCTTGAGAATCATCCTGAAGAAACAGCAACAGAAGAGAGTCAGTCCTGTGACACTCTACCAAAAATGAAGTCTGAGGGTAAACCTGAGAGTTCTACGGAACAAAATGTAACATCAGTGAACCGTGACCAAGAGAGCCATGTGGAAGAAAAAATAATCGTGATAGAAGAGAATGTGACTGTGATGGAAGAAAATGTAAGAGAAAGTGTGCTACTTTTAAGGGAAACTGAACCCACACCACATGAGCTCCTCATTCATACCGCAGTGTGTCCGTTTGAGGAGAACCAAATGGAGTCTGACAGCAACCCACAGAATGAACCTGAAGAAAGAGCAGTTGAAGAGAGTCAGTCCTGTGATAATCTACCAAAAATGGAGTTGGATAGTGAACCAGAGAGGCTCACTAAAGAAAATCAAACACTTTACCTTGACAGAGAGCAGCCTGTAgaacaacatgtaacaggtctGTCACTTTCAAAGGAAGTGGAACCCATGCCACAGGATGTCCTCGTTGGGCCTCATAGCACTGAGAATCCATTCGATAGAAACCCAGAGAATCAACCTGAAGAAACCGCAATGGAAGAGAGTCAGTCCTGTGATGTTCTGCCAGAGTTGGACAGTAAACTGGAGCGTCTCActcaagaaaataaaacattagatCCTGACAGAGAGCAGGCTTGTGTGGAAGGACATCTAACAGTGACAGAAGATCATGTAACAGAAGGTCTGTCACTTCCAAAGGAAGTGGAACCCACGCCACAAGAGGTCCTTGTTGGGATTCATAGCATGGAGAGTCCATTTGTTAGAAACCCCGAGAATCAACCTGAAGAAACCGCAATGGAAGAGAGTCAGTCCTGTGGTGAACTGCCACAAATGAAGTCGGGCAGTAAACTGGAGAGTCTCACTCAAGAAAATCAAACATTAGATCCTGACAGACAGCACCCTTGTGTGGAAGATCATCCAACAGTGACGGAAGATCATCCAACAGTGACAGAAGATCATCCAACAGTGACAGAAGATCATCCAACAGTGTCAGAAGATCATCCAACAGTAACAGAAGATCATCCAACAGTGACAGAAGATCATCAAACAGTGACAGAAGATCATCAAACAGTGACAGAAGAACATGTAACAGAAGGTCTTTTGCTTTCAAAGCTAGTGGAACCCACGCCACAAGAGGTCCTTGTTGGGATTCATCGCGTCGAGAGTCCATTCGATAGAAACCGAGAGAATCAACCTGAAGAAACAGCAATGGAAGAGAGTCAGTCCTGCGACGAACTGCCACAAATGGAGTCGGACAGTAAACTGGAGAGTCTCACTCAAGAAAATCAAACATTAGATCCTGACAGACAGCACCATTTTGTGGAAGATCATCCAACAGTGACAGAAGATCATCTAACAGTGTCAGAAGAACATCCAAAGGAAGGTGTTTCACTTTCAAAGGAAGTGGAACCCACACCACAAGAGTTCCTCGTTGGGATTCATCGCGTTGAGAGTCCATTCGATATAAACCGAGAGAATCAACCTGAAGAAACAGCAATGGAAGAGAGTCAGTCTTGTGATGAGCTTTCACAAATGGAGGCAGACAGTAAATCAGAGagtcccaaaaaagaaaaaaatgtagcatGGACAGAAGAACATGTAACAGACAGTCTGTCATTTTCAAAGGAAGTGGAACCCATGCCACAAGAGGTCCACATAGAAGGTGGTACCCAGGAAAATCTAATTGTGACTGATGATGCAGAGACAGCAGTGGTGCCTGAAGAACTAAAGAATAAAGAAAATGTAACAGAACTGTTGCTTTCAAAGGACCCTACACTACAAGAGCACCTCATAGAAAGTCATGCTGAGGAACATCGAAAAGACCCAGAAAGTCAGATTGAAGACAATCTAATAACAAAGGAGTCTGATAGAACCCCAGAGAGTCCAGCTGTGGAATACAACAGAGAGGATCTGACACTTTCAGTGAAAACTGAGCCCATGACACAAGAAGTTGAAGAAATAGCAATGGAATATAATCAGTCCAGTGAAGACCTACCAAAAATGGAGTCAGATGGTAAGTCAAAGAGTTCCACTAAAGAAAATGTGACAGCAGATCCTGATGAAGGGCTTTGTGTTGAAGAAAAAGTGGCAGTCATGGAAGAACATGTTACAGAAGAACTTCATTCAAAGGACCCCACACTACATCACGACCTCACACAAAGTCAAGTTGAGGAACATCAAAAAGACCTTGGAAGTCAGATTGAAGAAAATCCAACAACAAAGACGTCTGGTAGAACCCCAGAGAGTCCATCTGAGGAATACGAAAAAGAAGATCTGCTGCTTTCAAAGCCCATGCCACAAGAGGTCATTGAAACAGCAATGGAAGAGAGTCAGTCCTGTGACGATCTACCACAAATGGAGTTAGACGGTAAATCAGAGAGTCCCACTAAAGTAAATGTAACAGCGCATCCTCACGGAGAGCCTTGTGTTGAACATTCAGAAGTGATGGAAGAACATGTTACGGAAGGTGTGTCAATTTCAAAGGAAGTGGAACACATACCACAAGAGATCCTTGTAGGAGGTGGTGCTGAGGAAAATCTAATGGTGACTGATAATGACGCAGAGACAGGACTAAAGACTGAAGAAATTGTAAAGGAAGGCACACCAAAAGAGGTCCTCATCGAAAGTGAAGTTGAGGAACATCTAATGGAAGCTGATGACAACCTCCAGGATCAAAGTGACGAACATTTCAAGGTCACAGAGTCTGATAGCAACCCAGGGAGTCAGACTGAAGAAAACGCACCACCAACGGAGGTATGCACTTCTAATACAGTTAAGGAACATCAAATGGAGTCCATTGAAAACTCAGAGAGCCAGACAAATGTAAATGTCTTAATTCAGTCAACTTTGCTTGGGCAATCGTCATTGTCATTCAAACACCAGCAGGAGCAGGTGCCAAATTCTTGTTATGGTGTCAACAAAACAACCGAGGTGTTGACAGACGAGGCAGTCGATGGAACAATGAAGGTGTCTTCTGAATGTGTCACAGTCTCAGTGCATCCAACAGATGTGGAAGTGAAGTCGCAGGAAAAAATCAACTGGCAAAATACTAATGACGCTACAGACATACCAGCTCTTCAAGAGGATGTGATGCAAAGTGTGGAAAAAGAACATCGGTGCTTTGAAAATTCCGCAGCACCGATGAATGAAATGAACGTCCAGGCTTCCGCAACAACTGAGAATGTGGAGCATCCTGCCTCTTTACAGGAAGTAGACAGTCACAACAGCATTGACGCAACAGACCGAGAGATTAGTGAAAGAACTGAATCTATGGAACATGAAAACATCAACTTGAAGCACGTTCCAGAggatgcaaataaaaaaattatgataAATGCAAACATCCAGGATGATTCTGTTAATGTCCAAAATGATTCCAAGAGCAGTGGAAATAAAGACTATTTCGCTCCTCCAAAGAAACCAGAAGTGACAACAACATCGGCCGAGGAGTCAAACATTGACCACGCAGTGGAAATAAGTAAAAACAGTCCGCATGTTCCTGAATATGATTCTGTGATTGCAGCTGACTTCCAGGTGCAGAATGTAGAAGATTTAATTATGACACCTCTGCCGGAGACAATTGGTCAGATGAGCCCAGAACAAGTGGAGATGTATACTACTACAACAGAAGACACGCCGTCGGAAGCCCTTGTACAACAAAGCCAGAAGACCACACACCTGTCCCCTGAAGCTCAGACAGAACCATCTCAAATTATGGAGCATGAACACCATCTTGGATGTGAGGCTGCTCAGGAGCATCAAACTACATTAGCATCTAAGTTTGGTCACGCAGCAGACACACAAACCCTGGAAGGTCAAACGGAAGGAATGACCACGACACTGGATACATCTAACATGGATACACAACTTGAACCCGCGACAGACCTGCCTCATGGGGCATGTCAAGATGTCATCACAGATTGTTCTACTTATAAAGAAGACAATCAACTCGAATGGGAAGCAACATCAACACAGGAGTATCCTCATCTCACTTCCCTAGTACGGAACGAGAAGCACGACGTCATTGATGTCAGTACATCTCACGTAGGTGATGTTCAGAAGGTTCCAGATGTTACTACTAATGGTTGTAATGAAAACAAGCATTGTGTTGGTGCCACAGACATAGAAGTGGATCTCCCGGCATTAGCAGCCGAGGACGTTAGTGAATCCATTCAGACATGTTCTGTTGTTTCAAGCTctgaggaacaggaagtcatggAGGAGGCTGTCAGCAAGAGTTTGAACACTGCCGTAAGCAAAGTAGAAGTTAACATGCCGGCAGGAACGGCAGCACCAGATTTAATCTCTAATCCAGCTTCTGCCATCCAGAGGGTCAGTGAACATCCTTGTGTGAAAGTAGACTTTGAGAGTGGGGCGAATGAGGGCAGTACCTGCCGTATTCCAGAGGTGTCACTTAGTGATGCACCTGTAACTGATACTTCTAATGCAGCGACTACTGTAGTGCAACACATCCATGAGGTGGAGAAAATCACTTTGGCAAATGAAATTCACAAATCCACGCTTGATGTGGGGAATAACCAGGAAGAAAATGGGCTTGGAACACATCTACATGACATGGATTTTATAAGCGAGACTATAGAACAGGTTGAATCCTTATTGCAAGATAACACAGGAAAGCAAGAAATTAGAAAAACCAAAGAAGAGGATGCAATCATTCCTGCTGAGAGATCTGACGTCACCCTCAGAGAAGCATCCGGAAGAAGTGGAGTTGAAGTGTTTGTTTGTGACCAATCGGAGGACTCGGCTACTGTGCTTCACGCCTCAGAAGAGCAAAGTGACACAGTCAGTCAAAGCCAGATCGTGTATGAGCCTATTAGTAGTCCAGAGAGTAATGGAGATGGGGATGCTTTGGAGAAACAGAATTTGGTGTCTATGGCGGACATGTCTGCTCCTGAAAGTGTGGACACAAGTAAATCACAGATGGGAAATGAGGAATTGACTCGAGAGGAGCAAGCAGCAGTTGAGATGATGGAGGTAGAGCATAGCACCACTGCTGCAGAGCAGAATACCATTGCTGCAGTCATTGCTGTCAACACACCAGGAGATGACTTTGCACAGGAAGAAGAAAGTGTGTCTCCAGAGCCGAAGTGTGTGCTGGCTGCAGCGCTTTGTGGACAGCTGCAAGGGGACATCCCAGCTGTTTCTGCGGTGAAGACAGCAGATGGTACAGCTGAGGAGTATGTCATCCTCGAGCCGGTCCTCGAGAGCAAAATTCACTTTGATATTGTCTCTCAAGCCGCCGCTGCATCAGGTCTTTCCGGCTCCTGCTTTGACCACATGCATCCAGACAGTGCATTCGTGGCAGACGTGGAAGGTGAAACTGCTTCAAATGGACCCCAAGAGACCGTCATCCCAGGGGCCGACGTGCAGCCATGTCAAACACCCACTCAGGTCGCTGATGCTGTAGGTGAGGAGGCAGATGGCATAATTGCTCCACCTGTAGAGGAAGCTACTCAACTTCTTGAAACTTCAGACCGGTTTCTTCAGCCATCAGAGTGTGGCGAGAGTCACTTTGCCCTACAGGAAGTGCAAATTCTGGAGGACATGGATCTCGGTAATGAGATCGTGGTGGCCGAGGAGGACAATGAAGAAGATAGTGATGTTACCATTCTAGAAAAATCCACTGAAACGGTTCAAGCACCTCCTCATCAAAAGACTGTGGAAATGCTCAGTGACAAAAAGGAGCATGAAGCTGCTTCCGAGACAAACAATTCCTCTGAAAAGAAAGAAGATAAGAAGACACCCGAGGTTGGGAAACCTAAGAAGCAAGAAATGAACACCCAAGCAAAGACCAAAGCTCGTCTTGCGGCTTTAGCTGAGCAGAAAGCCGCCGCCATGAAAAAGGCTGCCAACAAACAGCTGAACCTCTTAGCCCTATGTCAGGAAATTGCTGAGGACATAGCCACAGACAGCATGCTGTTAAAGAGGATAGAGGAAGAAAAGCAAGCAGCAGCCAAAGGTGAAGCCAGCAAGAAGGAGAATCCACCTGTAAGTGCACAGGAAGTAGCCACCGCTGACGCCAAGACCCCTGCTGAATCAGAAAGCTCCTCGGCTTTGGTGAACCCTGCTGAGGAGACACCTGCGGTGCAGCCTTCATCTGCTGTCTCCAAACCAAACGAGGTTCCGCCAAAGAGGCGCTTCTTTATCTCACAAGTTACAGTGCCCCTGAAGGCCCACGAGAAAAAGAAGCTGACGCGCTATCAAAGACTGAGACAGGTTGAACTGCAGCGGGAGAAAATGTCATGGGCTCGCATGAAGAAGATGAAGACGGACCAAGCCAATCAAATGCTGTCAGACATAGACTGGCAAGCTTCAGTGTTCACAACAACTCCGTCTGCCAATGTAGTGAACACAGATGCTGCACCCAAAGCCACTTCCTCCTCTCCTCCAAGTCATGTCTTAAGTAGCAAACCTGGAACACCCAAGGCAGATGTTCCTCAGGCTGAGATTGCAAAGCCTGAAGCTGTTAAAGGAGAACCACCTAAAGTAGAAGCTTCCAAGGCAGAACCTGATGTTAAAACAGACCCCCAAAAAACGGAAACACCCCAGACTCAACCTTCTAAAGTTGAAAACACTAGAATAACAAGGCAAAGTAAGGCTCAGACCTCAAAAGTAAcgccgcctccagctcctgtCCCAAAGGTGACCAGATCATCAACCAGAAGGTCACTGCCAGCTGTACCCCCACCAATGCCCAACGGACTTAAAGCTTCAAAGCCCAAGCCTGTCGAGTACAAGCCATACAAACCACGGCCCAGGTATTCACCTGATGATTTTGAACTAGATGATGACCCCTTACCGGCACCCCCAAAGAAGTCCAATCCCCTATCCAGGACTTCCCAAGTCAACAGTCAGTCTAGTCCTTTGGCCAAGTCTAAACCCACACTTCCTGCAAAGCCGTTACAGCTTCCAAACCAGTTCAAATGTCAGCCTTCAATCGTTCCTGGTGGACACATCTTAGGTCAGTCCAAGTCTGCTATTTCAACAACCACTCAGTCAAATCCTTCCAGTCCTTCTCCGAATCCACAACGTACCAGTGCCACAACCCCACGGTCTCAATCCCCAGTTGCAGCCACTCCTGCAAAACCAGCTCAAGCAAAGGCTCCGGTCCCATTGACTCTTCAGAAAAAATCTGCCTCAGCTTTGACTGAGTCGCAGTGTGCAGCTTCTGTTTCGCCCAAACTTAAAGCTGCCTGTGCTGCAGCTCCCACCACGCCTTCAGCGCCATCAGACATAGCCCAGGCAAAACCGACTCATCCTAACTCGGATGTAGGTTCAGGTCCTCCGAAAACTCTCCTGGTTCAGCCTGCATCAGACAGTGAAAGCAAG GAGGCTCCTGCTTTGCATTCATCAGGTTCACCTCCCTCAAAAGAGAGCTCAGATCATTATAATTTGCAGCAATGTGAAGAAAAGCCTGCAAGTCTGCAAT TCAGCGATGTGGATCAGTGCCCACAGACTGAAAGCATCAAGACAGCCCAGGAGACATTAGAAAGGCCTTGTCAAGA CAGCGCAGTGAAGCAGCATGACGGAGAGACTCCTCTGTCTGATGCTTGTCTGCAGAGAGAAGTCAGGAAACTAAAAGAGGCTGAGAAAGATGGCACCCAAACCATTATT GATGCAGGACAGAAGCACTTTGGGGCGGTGGCCTGCAGCGTGTGTGGAATGCTGTACTCCGCCGCTAACCCCGAGGACGAGTCTCAGCATTTACTCTTCCACAACCAGTTCATCAGCGCTGTTAAATATGTG GGATGGAAGAAGGAGAGGATCCTGGGAGAATTCCCAGATGGGAAGATCATTCTAGTCCTGCCAGATGACCCCAAATATGCTCTCAAGAAG GTTGAAGAAATTAGGGAGATGGTGGACAATGACCTGGGCTTCCAGCAGGTGGAGACCAAGTGTCCCTCGCAGACCAAAACCTTCCTCTTCATCTCCAACGACAAGAAAGTGGCAGGCTGCCTCATCGCAGAGCACATTCAGGAG GGCTACAGGGTGATCGAGGAACTAGCACCTGGCGGCTCAGAAGGAGACAAAGTGATGTTTGAGCGCCAGAGGGCTTGGTGCTGCTCCACCACGCCCGAACCAGCCATCTGCGGCATCAGCCGCATTTGGGTGGTCAGCATGATGAGACGCCGCGGCATCGCCTCCCGCTTGGTGGAGTGCCTCAG GAACAACTTTATCTACGGTTCCTACCTGAGCAAAGATGAGATTGCTTTCTCCGACCCGACCCCCGACGGGAAGCTCTTCGCCACACAGTACTTTGGCACATCTCAGTTTTTAGTATATAACTTTGTGAGCAGAAACCACCCCTCCCAGCCCAAAACTGATTCAGTATGA